A stretch of Vibrio sp. B1FLJ16 DNA encodes these proteins:
- a CDS encoding methyl-accepting chemotaxis protein has translation MLNKINKIRHKFFLVLGAAIVVLSAVSLVGVLTTKNINANFLSFEEINTRAIDATDIRSDLLRARINSLSFRSSQEEYFYDRSMQFLDRAQKSAHLYALENSKQSDDFKIVSEDLKQYISGLAHVAKVMEQRSKFGKELQVNHDQIEAALRNLASQYEDVKSISDQLYALLLEFEGITAQTANYLITNKSEAYSESVSELKSFNDKLRNLPIVQKQQLEKSVQSLITSLEQVEHTISERNEIWSQLGVTGRKLTEQLVTMVADTISEQEVVKDEVQHLTEQSTMNVVLALVLGLPAVCILCWFVAKNVTENVHKAQLMAERLSRGELSNAPEKVEGNDELASMLHAMNNMEKQLCQTVSEVISCSDLLASSSEELSAINAEILTSAQAQQMETDQVATAVNQMTVAIAEVSQNANNASRESELASEASDQGQSMMGTTMDKVGGLASQMGSISQEVATLTNGTAEVADITSVIQSIAEQTNLLALNAAIEAARAGDQGRGFAVVADEVRQLAQQTQKAVEQIGDRITTLQQNTSQVVESIDAGQLMLEETVKQAESANGAFISISTNIDSTNDLNTQIAAATEEQSATAEMINQSVVSVREKVDQTVHMIQDTNQAADELAKMSINLSDQIRFFKLN, from the coding sequence ATGCTAAACAAAATAAATAAAATACGACACAAATTTTTCTTAGTTTTAGGTGCTGCCATTGTTGTTTTGTCAGCAGTCTCATTAGTTGGAGTACTGACTACCAAAAACATAAACGCTAATTTCTTATCATTTGAAGAAATTAATACTCGAGCTATCGATGCCACTGACATCCGTTCTGATTTGTTACGAGCTCGCATCAATTCCTTAAGTTTTCGTTCTTCACAAGAAGAATACTTTTATGACCGTTCAATGCAGTTCTTAGATAGAGCACAAAAAAGTGCACATCTATATGCACTAGAAAATAGCAAACAGAGTGACGATTTTAAGATCGTAAGTGAAGACTTGAAGCAATACATAAGTGGTTTGGCTCATGTGGCGAAGGTAATGGAACAACGCTCAAAGTTCGGTAAGGAGTTGCAAGTCAATCATGATCAAATCGAAGCGGCTCTGCGGAATCTCGCTTCGCAGTACGAGGATGTAAAAAGTATCTCTGACCAGTTGTATGCACTTCTTCTCGAATTTGAAGGGATAACGGCTCAAACAGCTAACTACTTAATTACGAATAAATCAGAAGCTTATTCTGAATCTGTTTCCGAGTTAAAGTCATTTAATGATAAATTGCGTAATTTACCTATTGTTCAAAAGCAACAATTAGAAAAGTCTGTTCAATCACTGATCACTTCTTTAGAGCAAGTAGAGCATACTATCAGCGAAAGGAACGAAATCTGGTCGCAGTTAGGTGTTACTGGTAGAAAATTAACTGAGCAGTTAGTTACTATGGTAGCAGACACGATCAGTGAACAAGAAGTGGTCAAAGATGAAGTTCAGCACTTGACTGAGCAATCGACGATGAATGTTGTGCTCGCCCTTGTTCTTGGTTTACCTGCTGTTTGTATATTGTGTTGGTTTGTTGCTAAAAATGTCACTGAAAACGTACACAAAGCCCAATTGATGGCAGAGAGACTTAGCAGAGGTGAACTGAGTAATGCGCCAGAGAAGGTTGAAGGCAATGATGAACTAGCTAGTATGCTACATGCCATGAACAACATGGAGAAGCAATTGTGCCAGACGGTTTCGGAAGTTATTTCATGTAGTGACTTACTTGCTTCGTCATCAGAAGAGCTTTCTGCGATTAATGCTGAAATTTTAACCAGTGCACAAGCTCAGCAAATGGAAACTGACCAGGTGGCGACAGCAGTTAACCAAATGACGGTAGCTATTGCTGAAGTTTCTCAAAATGCGAACAACGCTTCCAGAGAGTCTGAACTTGCATCAGAAGCTTCTGACCAGGGGCAGAGCATGATGGGCACAACAATGGATAAAGTGGGCGGGCTTGCGAGTCAAATGGGCTCAATTAGCCAAGAAGTTGCAACACTGACTAACGGTACCGCTGAAGTGGCAGACATAACTTCTGTTATTCAGAGTATTGCAGAGCAAACTAACTTACTCGCATTAAATGCAGCTATTGAAGCGGCTAGGGCAGGAGATCAAGGTCGTGGATTTGCTGTTGTAGCTGATGAAGTCAGACAGCTAGCTCAGCAAACACAAAAAGCGGTTGAGCAGATTGGTGATCGTATTACGACATTGCAACAGAATACGTCTCAGGTCGTTGAATCGATTGACGCTGGCCAGTTAATGCTGGAAGAGACTGTGAAACAAGCAGAATCGGCAAATGGCGCTTTCATTAGTATCTCAACAAATATTGATTCGACCAATGATCTAAATACGCAAATTGCAGCAGCGACAGAAGAACAGAGCGCAACGGCCGAAATGATCAACCAAAGCGTTGTTTCAGTAAGAGAAAAAGTCGATCAAACTGTGCACATGATTCAAGACACGAATCAGGCTGCGGACGAGCTGGCGAAAATGTCCATCAACTTATCGGATCAAATTCGATTCTTTAAGTTAAATTAA
- a CDS encoding response regulator transcription factor — translation MKNVLIIDAQPLYSEALAALVNDVTDTADVKQSTSSSEIMELVRNQRIDLIILDVVIGDRDGMRLAKNVLASGYHGKILFISSKDYSSLSKAAYELGANGFLHKNESKQTIKDAIISVSRGYSMFKLKHTQFSSNLALSKREAMVFHYLAQGYSNKRISEQLSLSAKTISTYKTRILKKYHATSLIELLNTIPESEGVQTSF, via the coding sequence GTGAAAAACGTTCTTATTATTGATGCACAACCGCTTTACAGTGAAGCACTTGCTGCGCTCGTAAACGATGTGACAGATACTGCTGACGTAAAACAATCAACTAGCAGTTCTGAAATAATGGAGTTAGTTCGTAATCAAAGGATTGATTTGATTATTTTAGATGTTGTAATCGGCGATCGAGATGGTATGCGTTTAGCGAAAAACGTCTTGGCAAGTGGATACCATGGGAAAATCCTTTTTATCTCTTCGAAAGACTACTCTAGCTTGTCTAAAGCAGCATACGAACTTGGTGCAAATGGCTTTTTGCACAAAAATGAGAGTAAGCAAACCATTAAGGACGCGATTATCAGTGTTTCTCGTGGTTACTCTATGTTTAAACTTAAACACACGCAGTTTTCAAGCAACCTTGCGTTGTCAAAACGCGAAGCGATGGTATTCCACTATTTAGCTCAGGGTTATTCAAATAAACGAATCTCAGAGCAATTGTCACTCAGTGCGAAAACCATCAGTACTTATAAAACGAGAATTCTGAAAAAGTATCATGCTACGTCGCTGATCGAGCTACTGAATACCATTCCTGAATCAGAGGGCGTACAAACTAGCTTTTAG
- a CDS encoding LysR family transcriptional regulator → MNKELDLNLLKILVLLEKHRQLKPVAKALGKSEASISKYLARLRAQLNDELFIRHPHHLEPTQFLVRQLPKIEDALEQLDRCLVSSEFKPENYEKDITISLPQVAQYSFGHLLAMELMETFPKAHITITTNNEHTVEDILFGKVDVQLHYFNDELPKSIYQRFVGYAPTIVVVTEESGITTLEQAAVLPIAMFGLIGWKEREQLAKRALEDQGLTVNRIVTLDNVNALLKFVKETGFAGILHNFQAPIEGFRFIPIPESHFANGWPKVVAQMKQINRHDAMHQILTDAIARYMTTKS, encoded by the coding sequence GTGAACAAAGAACTCGATCTTAATCTGTTAAAAATACTCGTTTTGTTAGAAAAGCATCGCCAGTTAAAGCCTGTTGCCAAAGCGTTAGGGAAAAGTGAAGCGTCAATCAGTAAGTATCTTGCTCGTTTACGCGCCCAGCTTAATGACGAACTGTTTATACGTCATCCTCATCATCTGGAACCGACACAGTTCCTCGTACGGCAGTTACCTAAAATCGAAGATGCACTTGAGCAGTTAGATAGATGCTTAGTGAGTTCAGAGTTTAAACCAGAAAACTACGAGAAGGATATCACAATCTCTTTGCCTCAAGTCGCTCAATATTCATTTGGCCATCTGTTAGCGATGGAACTGATGGAAACATTTCCCAAAGCGCATATTACGATCACCACTAACAATGAGCATACCGTTGAAGATATACTGTTCGGCAAAGTTGATGTTCAACTACATTACTTTAACGATGAGTTACCAAAATCCATTTACCAACGTTTTGTAGGATATGCGCCTACGATTGTTGTGGTGACGGAAGAGTCAGGTATTACCACCCTTGAACAAGCGGCTGTATTACCTATAGCTATGTTTGGATTGATTGGATGGAAAGAGCGCGAGCAACTTGCTAAACGAGCATTGGAAGATCAAGGTTTAACTGTCAATCGAATCGTCACATTGGACAATGTTAACGCTTTACTAAAATTTGTAAAAGAAACTGGGTTTGCAGGAATACTTCATAACTTTCAGGCTCCGATAGAAGGGTTTCGCTTTATACCGATCCCTGAATCCCATTTCGCGAATGGCTGGCCAAAGGTCGTGGCACAAATGAAGCAAATTAATCGCCATGATGCGATGCATCAGATATTAACTGACGCAATCGCTAGATATATGACGACTAAAAGCTAG
- a CDS encoding GGDEF domain-containing protein encodes MTLKYKNITLALITATLLFVTTLVGITMSVTSYREKQFSSYVETLKNIRQRIILFSMLTESELENHRLLSAEEVESATELSFDDMIISEEPGAKLDFVEAVARKVLHDAEVYLFHTFEKPLYFFYFRSFTDNKFILERHVEGIDDKNIGFSLELCQEYGYCILSAWKGQLSDRILVSKPFDSVITGQNTISLMAPVYLDNKIVGEYAALIDNERFYDHGKAIKTSLSDGNRNIVIYYPGYPFPELYFSKSFVIDNFNVLVYKYPMSKVFVDYFALWPLFFVLCMMYFSKFSEAQEGKLLLDNALTDVTKDELTGLYNRRLFKDDAFNVRLNKAPYTVMAIDGNRIKRINDKYGHHVGDDAIAIIAESMQKVFRNSDYLVRTGGDEFLAILPSCSLSQASVLSDKLQGVVKDNRLKTLDIEISVCIGLATSEEHESLEDVIIRADEELYEMKKKRD; translated from the coding sequence ATGACATTAAAATATAAGAATATTACATTAGCACTTATAACCGCTACATTGCTGTTCGTCACTACCTTGGTGGGCATTACGATGAGTGTAACTAGCTATAGGGAGAAGCAGTTTAGCAGTTACGTTGAGACGCTGAAAAATATAAGGCAACGTATTATTCTGTTTAGTATGTTGACTGAGTCAGAACTAGAAAACCATCGGCTGTTAAGTGCGGAAGAGGTAGAGTCAGCAACAGAGCTGAGTTTTGATGATATGATTATCTCTGAAGAGCCCGGTGCCAAATTAGACTTTGTCGAAGCAGTTGCACGTAAGGTGCTTCACGACGCTGAAGTTTATTTATTTCATACGTTTGAGAAGCCTTTATATTTCTTCTATTTCCGTTCATTTACCGATAACAAGTTTATTCTGGAACGTCATGTCGAAGGGATTGATGACAAGAACATTGGATTTAGTTTAGAACTCTGCCAAGAGTATGGTTATTGCATATTAAGTGCGTGGAAGGGGCAACTTAGTGACCGCATTTTGGTTTCTAAGCCTTTTGATAGTGTTATTACTGGCCAGAACACTATAAGCCTAATGGCACCAGTTTATCTGGATAATAAGATAGTTGGCGAATATGCAGCGCTAATTGATAATGAACGTTTTTATGATCATGGGAAAGCAATAAAAACAAGTTTAAGTGATGGCAACCGCAATATAGTGATTTATTACCCAGGCTATCCTTTTCCTGAATTGTATTTTTCTAAGAGTTTTGTAATCGATAATTTTAATGTTTTGGTTTATAAGTATCCAATGTCTAAGGTATTCGTTGATTATTTTGCTCTTTGGCCGCTTTTCTTCGTGCTATGCATGATGTATTTCTCAAAGTTCTCTGAAGCACAAGAAGGCAAACTTTTACTTGATAATGCTTTAACGGACGTAACAAAAGACGAACTGACGGGCTTGTACAACCGAAGGCTCTTTAAAGATGACGCATTTAATGTGCGTCTCAATAAGGCACCATACACTGTGATGGCGATTGACGGTAATCGAATTAAAAGAATTAATGACAAGTACGGTCATCATGTCGGTGATGATGCGATAGCAATCATCGCTGAATCCATGCAGAAAGTCTTTCGCAATAGCGACTATTTAGTCCGTACAGGAGGGGATGAGTTCTTGGCTATTTTACCTAGCTGTAGCCTCAGCCAAGCCTCAGTCTTATCGGATAAACTTCAGGGCGTGGTAAAGGACAATCGTCTGAAAACACTGGATATAGAAATTAGTGTCTGCATCGGTCTGGCTACATCAGAAGAACATGAGTCTCTTGAGGATGTGATCATCAGGGCAGATGAGGAGCTGTACGAAATGAAGAAAAAACGAGATTGA
- a CDS encoding response regulator transcription factor, with amino-acid sequence MNTLNCLIFDDHPLVCVAIKYLLEDLGVANQVSTATSSKSALSMIKENDIELLILDVNLSDCDGFDFYKRIKSHGYEGKVIFFSAETSQMYSQMAFRSGADGYVCKSENHEILKDAIEAVSKGYSFFKFKQATVEVKEAPQLSSRESAVMKYLLQGKSNRDIAEVLSISDKTVSTYKRRVLDKFNVSNIVELTRVAGDIKDAV; translated from the coding sequence ATGAATACTTTAAATTGTTTGATCTTTGATGATCACCCGCTTGTCTGTGTTGCGATTAAATACTTGTTAGAAGACTTAGGTGTTGCAAACCAAGTGTCTACAGCAACCTCGTCCAAGTCTGCACTATCAATGATAAAAGAGAATGACATTGAGTTGTTAATCCTGGATGTTAACCTGTCTGACTGTGATGGTTTTGATTTCTATAAGCGTATCAAATCTCACGGTTACGAAGGGAAAGTGATCTTTTTCTCTGCAGAAACCAGCCAAATGTACAGCCAGATGGCGTTCCGATCTGGTGCAGACGGCTACGTTTGTAAGTCAGAGAATCACGAGATTCTTAAAGACGCGATTGAGGCAGTATCAAAAGGCTACTCGTTCTTTAAATTCAAGCAGGCGACGGTCGAAGTAAAAGAAGCACCACAGCTATCAAGCCGAGAAAGCGCGGTGATGAAATACTTACTGCAAGGTAAATCAAACCGAGATATCGCCGAAGTATTATCTATCAGCGACAAAACAGTAAGCACGTATAAACGCCGTGTGTTAGACAAATTTAATGTTAGCAATATCGTGGAATTAACAAGAGTCGCGGGAGATATCAAGGACGCAGTATGA
- a CDS encoding EAL domain-containing response regulator, whose product MNRQFNAMVIDDHPLQTTLLTHALRKHDAYVSSFNCVEEAIQCARTTKFDVIFCDIMMPEKDGVDMMELLDYINYQGKVVIVSAMDLTMISALQAMCADFSFEVVGKLQKPYDQTEVADIIQNMQKEHQQKAADSSSIMVEDQEFLFSLGEGLVKNYYQPLIDTKTGEVLGYEALARWYHPIYGVLSPYHFLSIVERCDLSKELFEAVLSNVICDIKSHGITKKVSINAEQANLEDRNFASYVLQQCHEHDINPEQLTIEITERDTFQASASLYKNLLKLRMNGVTVSIDDFGTGSSTFEKLAQLPFNELKIDRAFVYGIESDPKKRNIVAAIRALAKSLNIPVVAEGVEDEATMKVMREYGIDLCQGFYINKPMPLEAITVLN is encoded by the coding sequence ATGAACAGACAGTTTAACGCGATGGTGATCGATGATCATCCTCTTCAAACCACTTTACTGACGCATGCATTACGTAAACACGATGCTTACGTTAGTTCGTTTAATTGTGTGGAAGAGGCGATTCAGTGTGCCAGAACCACAAAGTTTGATGTGATCTTTTGCGACATCATGATGCCCGAAAAAGATGGCGTCGACATGATGGAGCTTCTCGATTACATCAATTACCAAGGTAAAGTTGTCATAGTCAGTGCGATGGATCTGACTATGATCTCTGCATTGCAGGCGATGTGTGCCGATTTTAGTTTTGAGGTAGTAGGTAAGCTACAAAAGCCTTATGACCAAACTGAAGTTGCAGACATCATTCAGAATATGCAGAAAGAGCACCAACAGAAAGCGGCGGACTCGTCTTCAATAATGGTAGAAGATCAGGAGTTTCTTTTCTCACTGGGTGAAGGGCTGGTAAAAAATTATTACCAACCGCTGATCGATACGAAAACCGGCGAAGTGCTGGGTTATGAGGCACTGGCGAGATGGTACCACCCGATCTATGGTGTTCTGTCTCCGTATCACTTTTTGTCTATCGTAGAACGATGTGACTTATCGAAAGAACTTTTTGAAGCGGTATTGAGCAACGTTATCTGTGATATCAAAAGTCATGGCATCACAAAAAAAGTCTCTATAAATGCTGAACAGGCGAATTTAGAAGACCGTAACTTTGCAAGCTACGTTCTGCAACAATGTCATGAACATGACATTAATCCAGAGCAATTAACTATAGAGATCACTGAGCGCGACACGTTTCAGGCCAGTGCGTCACTCTATAAAAACCTGCTGAAATTACGAATGAACGGGGTGACTGTTTCAATCGATGATTTTGGTACCGGCTCATCGACGTTTGAGAAGTTAGCTCAATTGCCGTTTAACGAGCTGAAAATTGATCGCGCTTTTGTTTATGGGATCGAAAGTGACCCTAAAAAGCGCAATATCGTTGCGGCGATACGTGCGCTCGCAAAAAGCTTAAATATTCCTGTAGTGGCTGAAGGTGTTGAAGATGAAGCAACCATGAAAGTCATGCGCGAATATGGAATTGACCTTTGCCAAGGTTTTTACATCAACAAACCAATGCCCTTAGAAGCAATAACCGTACTGAACTAA
- a CDS encoding transporter substrate-binding domain-containing protein: MFSILRKAFLLTVTFISVLVSFHASAVSANEEQRDTVTVGVITQRESADSIVDSIGPFYGINLDYLSNIAKVLNLRVKLRPYNEILPLLADVESGVIDGAVGFSKTPDREARFLFSQPFFSSTIAVWYEDTKQKERDQRRIKWVCVKGTAYCESLKKQGFTNIVPVKSNLEAFEYVRSGRANALISTYVAITQYLDEQNIVKGAIDVPDWLPDEKVSFITGLGNQELVNQINKILNWEKSGKNIRSVASSNPYHINDKLLVEYRRKVGNDRKITYSSSEDSYPFLYKNEQSGHLDGFLPDFMELIQSRTGLKFDFVKPNASLSSGLTAFNSDLVPVAYVDEVPASDWLVTKPFMHNKFVSIRTKEHEVDATNRSKLGLLISFKKQGLVHLNSWQHDRFTRYDDVRQLLSDLKSGKLDIAYVPDDVIHSLIAQDQVDGLTINHHDTLKLSIAFAVSNHDTQLKNMLDSVIETIDSNEIDKLLRSYQNFNLVYGYDDEHMARVFLLAALAFALLLVVVYFVLSHLKLKVNLAELNANNEEKEKKWLMDIIQEINSLVFIHDENNSLEMSNCARYQHGQCKECSLKNCSTNSRLVENKSELIKVFEGKRIAEEVASSGCGLGINHVYRERKTISSPSGKKKLVLTLIQDITTQKEREQALIDAQEKAQTAVRARENFLATMSHELRTPLAAAHSILDLLERQVDDASNRELITQAMRSLNHLNVLVDEVLDYSKLEAGQLTVVPVKTDLIVTLCDVLRSFEPKALDKGLDYKVVIKPFAERLVEVDSLRLIQIVTNLLSNAIKFTAEGEIGISVTVYKAMLTVKVADTGIGMTESQLAGVLDPFVQADDTITRKFGGTGLGLSIVDRLIQCMGGELSIDSQYGLGTTIVVKLPVTHCDYASENYSKWTYSEELPLNVRQWCDVWDVQPALDEANLVPEFDLEGRCKGIMFSQQDAAPVCLSCNEIQYPDMLLTLFDQSLQEPNKVERVSESLSWIDGTVVVAEDNLINQSIITMQLNELGIKPVIVNNGCEAWEYIQRNENVAVLLTDFHMPEMDGYELVKHVKSSQKHKAIPVIGVTAEDSRLASEKAKEMGMDDVLYKPYDLNKLKRVLIPFIGQTEQVSSPTWIEKFPPREAKEIAQVFSQSMATDIEKLNSASTEKDKKQVIHGIKGAVGAIGISMLVELCIKAEKASAAELDKYVAELATCIEKEIEKIENWAEINEQTV; encoded by the coding sequence CAAGCACGATTGCGGTGTGGTACGAAGACACCAAGCAAAAAGAGCGCGATCAAAGACGCATTAAATGGGTCTGTGTAAAGGGCACAGCCTATTGTGAAAGCCTTAAAAAGCAGGGCTTCACGAATATTGTTCCGGTTAAAAGTAACTTAGAAGCGTTCGAATACGTTCGCAGTGGCCGTGCAAATGCGCTGATTTCGACCTATGTCGCTATTACTCAGTACCTTGATGAGCAAAATATTGTTAAAGGGGCAATTGATGTACCTGACTGGCTTCCTGATGAGAAGGTAAGTTTCATTACAGGGCTTGGTAATCAGGAACTGGTTAATCAAATTAACAAGATCCTCAACTGGGAAAAGAGCGGCAAAAACATTCGCTCTGTCGCTTCGAGTAATCCTTACCACATCAACGATAAATTACTGGTGGAGTACCGTCGTAAAGTCGGCAATGACCGCAAGATTACTTACAGCAGCAGTGAAGATTCGTATCCGTTTTTATACAAGAATGAGCAGTCTGGTCATTTAGATGGTTTTCTCCCGGATTTTATGGAGTTAATCCAGTCACGTACGGGATTGAAATTTGACTTTGTTAAGCCTAACGCAAGCTTAAGCAGTGGCCTTACGGCATTTAACTCGGATCTGGTTCCCGTGGCTTATGTTGATGAAGTTCCCGCGTCAGACTGGTTAGTAACTAAACCCTTTATGCACAACAAGTTCGTCTCTATCCGTACCAAGGAGCACGAAGTTGATGCGACTAACCGTTCGAAACTGGGCTTATTGATCAGTTTTAAAAAGCAAGGATTAGTACATTTAAACTCATGGCAACATGATCGCTTTACCCGATACGATGACGTGAGACAGCTATTGTCGGACCTGAAGTCAGGCAAGTTGGATATTGCTTACGTTCCTGATGACGTTATTCATAGTCTGATTGCACAAGATCAGGTAGACGGCCTTACTATTAACCACCACGATACGCTGAAACTTTCGATTGCTTTTGCGGTGTCGAACCATGACACACAACTAAAAAATATGCTCGACAGCGTCATTGAGACGATTGATTCGAACGAAATCGACAAACTGCTTCGTTCATATCAAAACTTCAATCTTGTGTATGGCTACGATGACGAACATATGGCTCGCGTTTTCTTGCTTGCTGCTCTCGCATTTGCGCTATTGCTCGTTGTAGTTTACTTCGTTCTCAGTCACCTCAAACTGAAGGTGAATTTGGCAGAATTAAATGCCAACAACGAAGAAAAAGAGAAGAAGTGGCTCATGGATATTATTCAGGAAATTAACAGCCTGGTATTTATCCACGATGAGAACAATAGCCTGGAGATGAGTAACTGCGCACGATACCAGCATGGTCAGTGCAAAGAGTGTAGCCTGAAAAATTGTTCAACTAATTCGCGCCTTGTTGAGAATAAAAGTGAGCTAATCAAAGTCTTTGAAGGCAAGAGGATAGCAGAAGAGGTTGCGTCTTCAGGTTGTGGCTTGGGTATAAACCATGTTTACCGTGAACGTAAGACAATTTCGTCTCCTAGCGGTAAGAAAAAGCTTGTATTGACGCTGATTCAGGATATTACAACGCAAAAAGAGCGTGAACAGGCTCTGATTGATGCGCAGGAAAAGGCACAAACGGCGGTACGTGCTCGCGAAAATTTCTTAGCAACGATGAGTCATGAATTAAGAACGCCTTTGGCTGCTGCCCACAGCATTCTTGATTTGTTGGAACGACAGGTTGACGACGCGTCGAACAGAGAGCTAATCACTCAGGCGATGCGCTCGCTCAATCACCTGAATGTACTTGTCGATGAAGTGCTGGATTACTCAAAACTGGAAGCAGGACAGTTGACGGTTGTACCAGTAAAAACTGATCTGATTGTAACGCTTTGTGATGTTCTGCGTAGCTTCGAACCTAAAGCCCTGGATAAAGGTTTAGATTACAAAGTCGTTATCAAGCCATTTGCGGAGCGTTTGGTAGAAGTTGATTCACTGCGTTTGATTCAGATTGTCACTAACTTGCTTTCCAATGCGATTAAGTTTACCGCGGAAGGTGAAATCGGCATCAGTGTCACTGTGTATAAAGCAATGTTGACGGTAAAAGTTGCGGATACTGGTATCGGCATGACAGAAAGTCAGCTTGCAGGTGTTCTGGACCCGTTCGTTCAGGCGGATGACACCATCACTCGTAAATTTGGTGGTACCGGTTTAGGGCTGAGTATTGTTGACCGTCTCATCCAATGTATGGGCGGTGAGCTTTCGATTGATTCGCAATACGGACTGGGCACAACAATCGTTGTTAAATTACCGGTGACTCATTGTGATTACGCCAGTGAGAACTATTCAAAGTGGACATATAGTGAAGAACTGCCGCTGAACGTTCGTCAATGGTGTGATGTATGGGATGTTCAACCAGCACTTGACGAGGCAAATTTAGTTCCTGAGTTTGATCTAGAAGGGCGCTGTAAAGGGATTATGTTTAGTCAACAAGATGCAGCACCAGTTTGTCTGTCGTGTAACGAAATACAATATCCGGATATGTTGCTGACGTTGTTCGATCAAAGCTTGCAAGAGCCAAACAAAGTAGAACGGGTGTCTGAAAGCCTGTCCTGGATAGATGGCACTGTCGTTGTCGCAGAAGATAACTTAATCAACCAGAGCATCATTACGATGCAGTTGAACGAGCTTGGTATTAAACCCGTGATCGTGAATAACGGTTGTGAAGCCTGGGAGTACATACAGCGTAATGAGAACGTTGCTGTTCTCCTAACCGATTTCCATATGCCGGAAATGGATGGCTACGAACTGGTTAAGCATGTGAAGTCTTCACAGAAGCATAAAGCAATTCCGGTTATTGGTGTAACGGCAGAGGACTCTCGTCTTGCGAGCGAGAAAGCAAAAGAGATGGGGATGGATGATGTGCTGTATAAGCCTTATGACCTCAATAAACTGAAACGTGTTTTGATTCCGTTTATCGGTCAAACCGAACAGGTTTCATCTCCGACTTGGATAGAGAAGTTTCCACCAAGGGAAGCTAAAGAGATAGCTCAAGTGTTTAGTCAGTCTATGGCGACTGATATCGAAAAGCTAAACAGTGCTTCCACTGAAAAAGATAAAAAGCAGGTAATCCACGGCATAAAAGGCGCTGTGGGTGCGATAGGTATATCTATGTTAGTCGAGTTGTGTATTAAGGCTGAGAAAGCCTCTGCTGCTGAACTGGATAAGTACGTAGCGGAATTAGCAACATGTATCGAGAAGGAGATCGAAAAGATAGAGAACTGGGCAGAGATAAATGAACAGACAGTTTAA